A stretch of Cicer arietinum cultivar CDC Frontier isolate Library 1 chromosome 5, Cicar.CDCFrontier_v2.0, whole genome shotgun sequence DNA encodes these proteins:
- the LOC101495890 gene encoding uncharacterized protein — protein sequence MGDLPRGIDDYAIKQNELRESEESQSQLREYNLSLLLQLNHKDQLLQRHKSEADMNARALKKFDAENQRLASACQKLLGKGQNLEREIALYEHDRETLMEFGNEADERERQAQSRVFELERNLLLVMDELNKFKHQNDLMVVSSSTCTSGEKNLLDSLLATLTSKNDESTYAFLEANIENASCKRLLSTWNCLQPSIRRVLSLVAKIKSLQKDKEHLTTNLRKAEEEVNLLFNENTILDTENKRLLKKYKERNHPNSGEKHTSSASAKSNKRKSSPKTSSPMERKERNHPSSGEKHTGSPSAKAYKRQSSPRTSSSVERKIDFDDIDSARQPLSSLQYNSPDCRIHKQ from the exons ATGGGAGATCTTCCTCGTGGCATCGACGATTACGCGATTAAACAAAACGAGCTTCGAGAATCCGAAGAATCACAATCGCAACTTCGCGAATATAACCTTTCCCTTCTCCTCCAATTGAACCACAAAGACCAACTCCTTCAACGCCACAAG TCTGAAGCGGATATGAACGCGCGAGCTTTGAAGAAGTTTGATGCGGAGAATCAGAGACTTGCGTCGGCGTGTCAGAAATTGTTGGGCAAAGGGCAAAACTTGGAAAGGGAAATTGCTTTGTATGAACATGATAGGGAAACCTTGATGGAATTTGGGAATGAAGCTGATGAACGAGAACGACAGGCTCAGTCGCGCGTTTTCGAATTGGAACGGAATTTGCTCTTGGTTATGGATGAATTGAATAAATTCAAGCATCAAAACGATTTAATG GTCGTTTCTTCTTCTACATGCACATCTGGAGAAAAGAATTTACTTGACTCTCTTTTGGCAACACTTACTAGCAAAAATGATGAATCTACATATGCATTTTTGGAAGCAAATATTGAAAATGCGTCCTGTAAAAGGCTGCTGAGTACGTGGAACTG CTTACAGCCTTCAATTCGGAGAGTTTTGTCTCTAGTTGCCAAAATCAAGTCACTTCAGAAAGATAAGGAGCATCTAACAACTAACCTTCGCAAAGCTGAGGAGGAG GTCAATTTACTGTTTAATGAAAACACCATATTGGACACGGAGAACAAAAGGCTATTGAAGAAATACAAGGAAAGGAACCACCCTAACTCGGGCGAGAAACATACCAGCAGCGCATCTGCCAAG TCAAACAAGAGAAAATCTAGCCCCAAAACAAGTAGCCCTATGGAGCGGAAGGAAAGGAATCACCCCAGTTCGGGTGAGAAACATACCGGCAGCCCATCTGCTAAG GCATACAAGAGACAGTCTAGTCCCAGAACAAGTAGCTCTGTGGAGAGGAAGATTGATTTTGACGATATAGATTCAGCAAGACAACCACTATCATCCTTACAATATAACTCCCCAGACTGTAGAATACATAAGCAATAA
- the LOC101496221 gene encoding 28 kDa ribonucleoprotein, chloroplastic, whose amino-acid sequence MNVMALLRLPCLTPTQTQTQLYTKQYLIHFQNKPYSTNPNLFFSKSQSSFQFPTLSLIRTKQHANSTSEQVTVEEKEDTEELSRTRLLAQNVPWTSTAEDIRSLFEQHGKVLDVELSRYNKNRNRGLAFVEMSSPEEALAAFNSLESYEFEGRVIHLKYAWPKKEKTPPPVKQNPITFNLFVANLSYEARSKDLREFFDSGSGRVVSAEVIFNENPRRPSGYGFVSFKSKKEATEALSAFEGKNFMGRPIRVKPSKRFVQPAEESAVSEEDTSSELSVNEAEPDKAG is encoded by the exons ATGAATGTAATGGCGCTACTACGTCTTCCGTGCTTAACACCAACACAAACACAAACTCAGTTATACACAAAACAATACCTTATTCACTTTCAGAACAAACCTTATTCCACCAATCCCAATCTCTTCTTTTCTAAATCACAATCTTCATTTCAATTTCCAACTCTATCCCTTATCAGAACCAAACAACACGCTAATTCTACTTCCGAACAAGTAACCGTTGAAGAAAAAGAAGACACTGAAGAATTGTCTCGTACTAGGTTGCTCGCTCAGAATGTTCCATGGACAAGTACCGCCGAAGATATTCGTTCTTTGTTTGAACAACATGGAAAAGTCCTCGACGTTgag ctTTCAAGGTATAATAAGAACAGAAACAGGGGTTTGGCGTTTGTGGAAATGAGTTCCCCTGAAGAAGCTCTTGCTGCTTTCAATAGTCTCGAATCGTAT GAGTTTGAGGGTCGCGTAATACATCTCAAATATGCTTGGCCTAAAAAGGAGAAAACGCCGCCCCCGGTGAAACAAAACCCAATAACATTTAACTTGTTTGTTGCAAACTTGTCCTATGAAGCAAGGTCTAAAGATCTCAGGGAGTTTTTTGATTCTGGATCTGGTAGAGTTGTTTCTGCAGAGGTTATATTTAATGAGAATCCTAGAAGGCCCTCTGGTTATGGATTTGTTTCATTCAAGTCTAAGAAAGAAGCTACTGAAGCTCTTTCTGCGTTTGAAGGAAAG AATTTTATGGGAAGGCCAATCAGGGTGAAACCTAGTAAGCGATTTGTTCAACCGGCAGAGGAGAGTGCGGTATCTGAAGAAGATACATCTTCTGAATTAAGCGTGAATGAGGCGGAACCTGACAAAGCTGGTTGA